A single window of Methanoregula sp. DNA harbors:
- a CDS encoding PEGA domain-containing protein, with amino-acid sequence MRHLVMLFCILLVSAFALPAAASVGTVTTEPGFIHGVTMEPTTEPTTEPTTKAPTTEPTREPTKEPTPPPTVVTTPAGPQVGWVTIASTPSGASVTLDGKSVGVTPVAGLEVGAGTSHSVKISMSGYEPYQTSLSVGAGEQAAVDGTLKPIATPGPTRVPTAVPTSPLGPVGADKGWFRVNCNVNGAQALLDNGAAGSCTIAQGTCSIEIATTGTPVSSFTVTKSGYQTYTNTVTRMPAKGETVDLYATLNPVPVPSYGSIQVASSPSGAVATLDGGSWQYTPCTFSSVIAGSSHTVQVSLSGYQPYTTTTYVGGGQTAYVSISLVPNPPYPNTGSLNVATSPKGADIYVDGTYLAQSPHVIPGLAPGSHSVRLHKAGYDEYINTFTIYAGQQTPVSVTLNPQYSSVGSIEVSSVPAGSSLYLDGHYMGLTPSGDYFDLTSLVPGYHTVLLRHTNYQDYSQTVYVSGGKVVTVNAVLTQIVPGPTPFVNGQIVAASVPAGAELFLDNVYKGITPVTLSDIPAGSHVVTMKEAGYTDNVQTVTVVGGQSTAVAATLSEVAPTAAPTKSPVSLVPVIGALAVLGAVLFVRRR; translated from the coding sequence ATGAGACATCTTGTAATGCTTTTCTGCATCCTGCTTGTCAGTGCATTTGCATTGCCTGCGGCTGCTTCCGTGGGAACAGTCACGACAGAACCGGGATTTATCCATGGCGTGACCATGGAGCCGACGACGGAACCGACCACCGAACCGACAACAAAGGCGCCCACAACCGAACCGACAAGAGAACCGACAAAGGAGCCGACGCCCCCCCCGACTGTTGTAACAACTCCGGCCGGCCCGCAGGTCGGCTGGGTGACGATCGCCTCGACGCCCTCCGGTGCATCCGTCACCCTTGATGGCAAATCCGTGGGTGTCACGCCCGTTGCCGGCCTTGAAGTGGGGGCCGGAACCTCGCATTCCGTGAAGATCTCGATGAGCGGGTACGAGCCGTACCAGACCAGCTTAAGCGTCGGCGCCGGCGAACAGGCGGCTGTTGACGGGACGCTCAAGCCGATCGCCACTCCCGGACCGACCAGAGTGCCTACGGCAGTCCCGACCTCCCCTCTCGGGCCGGTCGGCGCCGACAAGGGCTGGTTCCGGGTGAACTGCAACGTGAACGGGGCGCAGGCATTGCTTGACAATGGCGCTGCAGGTTCCTGCACGATAGCGCAGGGGACATGCAGCATCGAGATCGCAACTACAGGCACACCGGTCAGCTCCTTCACCGTGACAAAATCCGGTTACCAGACCTATACAAACACGGTTACGCGGATGCCGGCAAAAGGTGAGACGGTTGACCTGTACGCGACTCTCAACCCGGTCCCGGTCCCAAGCTACGGGAGCATCCAGGTGGCATCCAGTCCATCCGGTGCAGTCGCGACGCTTGACGGGGGTTCATGGCAGTATACCCCGTGCACGTTCAGCTCGGTGATCGCGGGCTCCAGCCACACCGTGCAGGTCAGCCTGAGCGGTTACCAGCCATATACCACAACGACCTATGTTGGTGGAGGCCAGACGGCCTACGTGAGTATCAGCCTTGTGCCCAACCCCCCGTACCCGAATACCGGGTCGCTCAACGTTGCCACCTCGCCCAAAGGGGCGGACATCTACGTTGACGGCACATACCTGGCGCAAAGCCCCCATGTCATCCCCGGTCTCGCTCCCGGGAGCCATTCGGTGCGGCTGCACAAGGCAGGGTATGACGAGTACATCAATACCTTCACCATCTATGCAGGCCAGCAGACCCCGGTCTCCGTGACCCTGAACCCCCAGTACTCCAGCGTCGGTTCCATCGAGGTGTCATCCGTCCCGGCGGGTTCGTCGCTTTACCTTGACGGGCACTACATGGGCCTGACGCCGTCCGGCGATTATTTTGATCTTACGAGCCTTGTCCCCGGCTACCACACCGTCCTGCTCCGGCACACGAACTACCAGGACTATTCCCAGACGGTATATGTCAGCGGTGGAAAGGTTGTGACCGTGAATGCGGTGCTTACCCAGATCGTTCCCGGGCCGACCCCCTTCGTTAACGGCCAGATCGTGGCGGCATCCGTCCCTGCAGGCGCCGAACTCTTCCTTGACAACGTGTACAAGGGCATCACTCCTGTCACCCTTTCGGACATTCCCGCTGGATCGCACGTCGTCACCATGAAAGAGGCAGGGTACACGGACAATGTCCAGACCGTTACGGTTGTCGGCGGCCAGAGCACCGCGGTTGCCGCAACCCTTTCCGAAGTGGCGCCGACAGCTGCGCCGACAAAGTCACCGGTGAGCCTTGTACCGGTGATCGGTGCGCTCGCGGTACTGGGTGCGGTGCTGTTTGTCAGGCGCCGCTGA
- a CDS encoding class I SAM-dependent methyltransferase: protein MKYVDMDKIYRTVPPDQIPWNSQDPPDALVELAESGTLKPCRTVDLGCGAGNYAIYLAGLGFDVTGVDSSQAAISLARKNAQARGARCRFIVADLLGDLHELRETFDFGFDWEFLHHIFPEDRETYMKNVAGLLSPGAVYFSVCFSEDDPQFGGTGKFRQTRMGTTLYFSSEPELRDLFLPYFFIKELSTIGFSGRYGPHRAVRVLAERR, encoded by the coding sequence ATGAAATACGTGGATATGGACAAAATTTACCGGACCGTTCCGCCCGACCAGATCCCGTGGAACAGCCAGGACCCGCCGGACGCCCTTGTGGAGCTTGCAGAAAGCGGGACTCTAAAGCCGTGCCGGACGGTGGACCTCGGGTGCGGTGCCGGCAACTACGCGATATACCTTGCCGGTCTCGGGTTCGATGTGACGGGCGTCGACAGCTCCCAGGCCGCAATATCCCTTGCCCGGAAGAACGCACAGGCGCGGGGGGCGCGGTGCCGGTTCATCGTCGCGGACCTGCTTGGAGACCTGCATGAACTCCGCGAAACGTTTGACTTTGGTTTCGACTGGGAATTCCTGCACCACATCTTCCCGGAAGACCGGGAGACGTACATGAAAAATGTCGCCGGGCTCCTCAGTCCGGGCGCCGTATACTTCTCCGTGTGTTTCAGTGAGGACGACCCCCAGTTCGGCGGCACGGGAAAGTTCCGCCAGACAAGGATGGGGACGACACTGTATTTTTCCTCGGAGCCCGAGCTGCGGGACCTTTTTCTGCCGTACTTTTTTATAAAGGAATTATCCACGATCGGGTTTTCCGGCAGGTACGGGCCCCACCGTGCGGTCCGGGTGCTGGCAGAACGGCGCTGA
- a CDS encoding flavodoxin family protein translates to MKSLVVVFSYHHKNTEKVANAIANVLDAPVKTPRQVNPEELREYDLVGFGSGIYGATFDPSVLKLADRLPQVTGKKAFLFSTYGAPAFVANREFIEKNHEQIRKKLHVKGYTVIGEFGCAGWNTNSFLKFFGGLNKGRPDAQDLRNAEDFARDLKEKVQK, encoded by the coding sequence ATGAAATCACTCGTGGTTGTGTTTTCCTATCATCACAAAAATACTGAAAAGGTCGCAAACGCCATCGCAAACGTGCTTGATGCACCCGTAAAAACTCCGCGGCAGGTCAACCCTGAAGAGCTCCGGGAGTACGACCTGGTTGGTTTCGGCTCAGGAATATATGGAGCAACATTCGATCCATCTGTCCTCAAGCTTGCCGACAGGCTGCCGCAGGTCACGGGCAAAAAAGCATTCCTCTTCTCGACGTACGGGGCCCCGGCCTTTGTTGCAAACAGGGAGTTTATTGAGAAAAATCACGAGCAGATCCGAAAAAAACTCCATGTGAAAGGGTACACGGTCATCGGCGAATTCGGGTGTGCCGGGTGGAACACGAACAGTTTCCTGAAATTTTTCGGGGGACTGAACAAGGGCAGGCCTGATGCCCAAGACCTCCGGAATGCAGAAGATTTTGCCCGGGACTTAAAGGAGAAAGTCCAGAAATAA
- a CDS encoding EFR1 family ferrodoxin (N-terminal region resembles flavodoxins. C-terminal ferrodoxin region binds two 4Fe-4S clusters.) translates to MKTIIYYFTGTGNSLAVAKKICGSLGDCEPVPIASFDVTKEEIVPRADRVGIVCPVYFLGLPTIVARFAEKLDLSRSGYTFAVVTFGGSGGSAALRQLDGILKARPGRGLDAGFKVHMPGNYILMYSSPAGDKRSRILAWADEQVAAITKEIDNGIMQKLPYSPFAQLFHALMYPRFARTVHDSDRKFTVTGACTSCGTCVEICPAGNIDLVDGRPSWKHHCELCCACIHLCPAKAIEAGPATARRESYRNPSVSVAELKRSTKK, encoded by the coding sequence ATGAAGACCATCATCTATTATTTTACCGGTACCGGGAACTCGCTTGCCGTTGCAAAGAAGATCTGCGGGAGCCTTGGTGACTGCGAACCCGTACCGATCGCTTCATTTGACGTAACAAAAGAGGAGATCGTCCCTCGCGCCGACCGCGTTGGCATTGTCTGCCCGGTCTACTTCCTCGGGCTCCCCACCATCGTGGCCCGGTTTGCTGAAAAGCTCGACCTCTCCCGCTCCGGGTACACGTTTGCCGTTGTCACGTTCGGGGGTTCCGGCGGGTCGGCGGCGCTGCGGCAGCTTGACGGGATCTTAAAAGCGCGACCGGGCCGCGGGCTCGACGCGGGCTTCAAGGTGCACATGCCCGGCAACTACATCCTGATGTACAGTTCCCCGGCCGGGGACAAGCGCAGCAGGATCCTTGCATGGGCTGACGAGCAGGTCGCAGCAATCACAAAGGAGATCGACAATGGCATCATGCAAAAACTGCCGTACTCGCCATTTGCACAACTCTTCCATGCCCTGATGTACCCGCGGTTCGCCCGCACCGTCCATGATTCGGACAGGAAATTTACGGTGACTGGTGCCTGCACCTCCTGCGGGACCTGCGTCGAGATCTGCCCTGCAGGCAATATCGACCTTGTTGATGGCAGGCCGTCCTGGAAACACCACTGCGAACTCTGCTGTGCCTGCATCCACCTCTGCCCGGCAAAAGCAATCGAAGCGGGCCCGGCCACGGCCAGACGGGAGAGCTACCGGAACCCGTCCGTGAGTGTTGCGGAGCTGAAACGAAGTACAAAGAAGTAA
- a CDS encoding class I SAM-dependent methyltransferase — translation MEFFDAAYRGTPPWDIGRPQKEFVELARRGEVAGSVLDIGCGTGEQALFFAQRGHEVWGIDSTPLAIRKAQEKAALRDLRVNFLVMDATDLPRLDRAFDTVTDCGFFHTLSDEDRPVFARNLAAVLNSAGNYFMLCFSDREPAGYGPRRIKDKEIRDCFSGGWTIRYIRPAVFESRTRAEGSRAWLSSISKK, via the coding sequence ATGGAGTTCTTTGATGCTGCGTACCGGGGCACACCCCCCTGGGACATCGGCAGGCCCCAGAAGGAGTTCGTTGAGCTGGCCCGGCGGGGAGAAGTGGCGGGATCGGTCCTTGATATCGGGTGCGGGACCGGGGAGCAGGCCCTCTTCTTTGCACAAAGAGGTCATGAGGTGTGGGGGATCGACTCCACCCCCCTCGCTATCCGGAAGGCACAGGAAAAAGCTGCCCTCAGGGACCTCCGGGTGAATTTTCTTGTCATGGACGCAACAGACCTTCCCCGGCTGGACAGGGCGTTTGATACCGTCACCGATTGCGGTTTCTTCCATACCCTTTCCGATGAAGACCGCCCGGTCTTTGCACGCAACCTTGCAGCCGTCCTGAATTCGGCCGGGAACTACTTCATGCTCTGCTTCTCCGACAGGGAGCCCGCCGGGTACGGCCCGCGGAGGATTAAGGATAAGGAGATACGGGACTGCTTTTCTGGCGGGTGGACCATCAGGTACATCAGGCCGGCGGTCTTTGAGAGCCGCACCCGGGCCGAAGGGTCCCGTGCGTGGTTGTCTTCGATATCAAAGAAATGA
- a CDS encoding PIN domain-containing protein, with translation MKLVIDTNRIMAGLLKDSVSRKIILHDHFSFYAPDYIGTELLKHRAYLMKKAKMSGPDFTVLMDILLSRVILVPFKDFEPEYPRAMHIMEPIDGKDAPFLAVGLALGLDAIWTEDRHFFQQDLLKVYTTSDLIEYI, from the coding sequence TTGAAACTTGTCATCGATACAAACCGGATCATGGCCGGCCTGTTAAAGGACTCCGTGTCCCGGAAGATTATCCTGCACGATCATTTTTCCTTTTACGCTCCGGATTATATCGGGACCGAGCTCCTGAAACATCGCGCGTACCTCATGAAAAAAGCAAAGATGTCCGGACCTGATTTTACGGTTCTCATGGATATCCTGCTTTCCCGGGTGATACTGGTTCCTTTCAAAGATTTTGAACCGGAATATCCCCGTGCAATGCATATCATGGAACCGATCGATGGGAAGGATGCCCCGTTTCTCGCAGTCGGGTTAGCACTTGGGCTTGATGCCATCTGGACTGAGGACCGGCATTTTTTTCAGCAGGATTTATTGAAAGTGTATACAACGAGCGATCTTATTGAATACATTTGA
- a CDS encoding shikimate kinase, which produces MRKSRSDENRIFDFIDTDGPRAFLDLEERTVLSRHFDNAVVATGGSVVFSRKAMEHLKNGGVVVYLKISFEEMERRLRNITTRGIVLVAGQNLREMYDQRVPLYEKYAGITIGCSGEDFENVVRKIISVLPVT; this is translated from the coding sequence TTGAGAAAATCCAGATCGGATGAAAACAGGATTTTCGATTTTATCGACACGGACGGGCCCCGTGCGTTCCTGGACCTTGAAGAGAGGACGGTCCTGTCCCGGCATTTTGACAATGCCGTTGTTGCTACGGGCGGCAGTGTTGTGTTCAGCAGGAAAGCGATGGAGCACCTGAAGAATGGTGGCGTCGTCGTGTACCTGAAGATCTCCTTTGAGGAGATGGAAAGAAGGCTCAGGAACATCACGACCCGGGGGATTGTCCTTGTCGCGGGCCAAAACCTCCGCGAGATGTATGATCAGAGGGTCCCGCTGTACGAGAAGTATGCCGGTATCACCATCGGGTGTTCGGGTGAGGATTTCGAGAATGTTGTCAGGAAGATTATTTCCGTGCTCCCGGTGACGTGA
- a CDS encoding HIT family protein yields the protein MEPVTCPFCSPADADIVIRNDLCYVRYDRYPVSKGHMLVIPFRHVQDFFDLTEDERNALMALAHDCRGVVESNFSPDGYNVGFNIGEAAGQTVMHCHLHVIPRYRGDVKKPRGGVRGVIPAKKDYRIED from the coding sequence ATGGAGCCTGTGACCTGCCCCTTCTGCTCACCGGCCGATGCAGACATCGTCATCAGAAACGATCTCTGCTACGTGCGATATGACCGGTACCCGGTCAGCAAGGGTCACATGCTCGTGATCCCCTTCCGGCATGTGCAGGATTTCTTCGATCTGACTGAGGATGAACGCAATGCTCTCATGGCCCTTGCCCATGATTGCAGAGGCGTGGTCGAGTCCAACTTCTCACCGGACGGTTACAATGTTGGGTTCAACATTGGAGAGGCCGCTGGACAGACGGTAATGCACTGCCACCTCCACGTCATCCCACGATACAGAGGCGACGTAAAGAAACCAAGGGGTGGTGTGCGGGGTGTGATACCGGCAAAAAAGGATTACAGAATAGAGGATTGA
- a CDS encoding DrmE family protein codes for MISMAESADLVSDWENYFRNLKDSAILWSLDHGYLNFSGFPIYLHSIDRQSLLFFKASIAKNKSSVLVYPSANLTITSLLALEALYFRLHEERLPSGRDCLIIFSSRVDLRREIKENFVHLRASAMPLYTDAFPIGRISSEGDLLKITKSSGFPKLLISPGPAALPNSEVSKKIFGAIIEATSDLTEEQLEDLVKWAEKNEVPFIFTISPDPPTKSAILMIEKGYPYWGWEPQSLAKDCSYDEKDFKAGHFYREQPFSKNFDELQNKASGLKKIIIPVKEDQLNSLLIELRKIYFELSKASNSIESPTTKEIAKRFLGCIYALEEMASPLTYAEIELRKRWGVIPVKNRIYALKGLCESARSENQVFASFAAHSVDKIIEAYSYMEEKKSGKHLIILQIIKEATASGKSVLFVSKNEALNEALKNYLEIEKGFNITNLHNQKIDFITASRLGRESLTPNFVDTCVLYGCPRYYQRDIFSYAKARRIGIIAYESEIPAIKYLQNEIDVMQKYFTNSAKIKIAKTILGAVPKISDAPQKNESNQEKTSLIFLEPQDAEMGGFTPEAIFSDFLSLDLSIDFDYANEAEAKSADQRLKGDSDFVVGAKILLERGRYILLHAEKQVQIYDQSTEKVKDRVAKNLRRNDLLILVENSTRKSLAASIISKVETLPSMMQVVIFQKAWSHYLKQALEESGDNFYQVIEKLTAQGAKEPKSPAAIYLWINGAIIGPHDLENIRRMGIVYNKPFLVAHFNEIVGAVKRLRSIHRSLSRRLNRLIPQAGIEADQGHSENPAIDEELDLYLEDFANIVSMERIESVEIIEKTPAGMLDKIVTG; via the coding sequence ATGATTTCAATGGCGGAAAGTGCAGATTTAGTTTCTGATTGGGAAAATTATTTCAGAAACTTAAAAGATAGTGCGATTCTCTGGAGTCTTGATCATGGATACCTCAATTTCAGCGGATTTCCAATATATTTGCATTCAATTGATCGCCAGTCTCTCCTTTTTTTTAAAGCTTCAATTGCAAAAAACAAATCCTCTGTTCTAGTTTACCCATCGGCCAATCTGACAATTACCTCTCTTTTAGCACTTGAGGCTCTCTATTTTCGCCTTCATGAAGAGCGTCTGCCATCGGGAAGAGATTGTCTGATTATTTTCAGTAGCCGCGTTGATTTGCGGAGAGAGATAAAGGAAAATTTCGTTCACCTGAGAGCCAGCGCAATGCCGCTGTATACTGATGCATTTCCTATTGGAAGAATATCCTCTGAAGGCGATTTATTGAAAATCACAAAATCCTCCGGCTTTCCCAAATTGCTAATCTCTCCTGGGCCGGCAGCATTGCCTAACAGCGAGGTATCGAAAAAAATTTTTGGAGCTATTATTGAAGCAACATCAGATTTAACAGAAGAACAGCTGGAAGATTTGGTCAAATGGGCTGAAAAAAATGAAGTGCCTTTCATTTTTACCATATCCCCAGATCCCCCAACAAAATCTGCCATCCTTATGATTGAAAAAGGATATCCTTACTGGGGTTGGGAGCCGCAGTCACTTGCAAAAGACTGCTCTTATGACGAAAAAGATTTCAAAGCCGGACATTTTTACCGCGAACAGCCATTCAGCAAGAATTTCGATGAGCTCCAAAACAAAGCATCAGGATTGAAAAAGATCATTATTCCGGTAAAAGAGGATCAACTTAATAGTCTTCTCATTGAATTGCGGAAAATCTATTTTGAGCTGTCAAAAGCCTCCAACTCAATTGAATCTCCTACGACAAAAGAAATTGCAAAAAGATTTCTTGGTTGCATATATGCACTCGAGGAAATGGCTTCGCCTCTGACTTATGCAGAAATTGAACTTAGGAAACGATGGGGTGTAATTCCTGTTAAAAACCGGATATATGCATTAAAAGGCCTTTGCGAATCTGCGAGATCTGAAAACCAGGTTTTTGCATCTTTTGCGGCTCATTCTGTCGATAAAATTATTGAAGCATATTCATATATGGAAGAAAAAAAGAGCGGCAAACATCTAATAATCCTTCAAATAATCAAAGAAGCCACAGCTTCGGGAAAATCTGTCCTTTTTGTCTCGAAAAATGAAGCGCTCAATGAAGCCCTGAAAAATTATCTTGAAATTGAAAAGGGATTCAATATCACAAACCTTCATAATCAGAAAATTGACTTCATTACTGCAAGCAGACTCGGCAGAGAGTCTTTGACCCCGAATTTTGTTGACACCTGCGTTCTCTATGGATGCCCCAGATATTATCAGCGGGATATTTTTTCATATGCCAAAGCTCGCCGGATAGGAATTATTGCGTATGAATCAGAAATCCCTGCCATCAAATATCTGCAGAACGAGATCGACGTGATGCAGAAATACTTCACGAATTCCGCTAAAATAAAAATTGCAAAAACCATTTTAGGGGCTGTTCCAAAGATCTCCGACGCTCCCCAGAAAAATGAAAGCAATCAGGAAAAAACCAGTTTAATATTCCTTGAGCCGCAGGATGCTGAAATGGGGGGCTTTACACCCGAAGCCATTTTTTCCGATTTCCTCTCACTCGATTTATCTATTGACTTTGATTATGCAAATGAAGCTGAGGCAAAATCTGCTGATCAGAGGCTGAAGGGCGATTCTGATTTTGTTGTTGGGGCAAAAATCCTATTGGAACGCGGCCGCTATATCCTCCTCCATGCGGAAAAACAGGTTCAAATCTATGATCAATCAACGGAGAAGGTCAAAGACCGCGTGGCAAAAAACCTCAGGAGAAATGATCTGCTGATTCTTGTCGAAAATTCTACACGCAAATCGCTGGCTGCATCAATCATCAGCAAAGTTGAGACCCTGCCGTCAATGATGCAGGTAGTGATATTTCAGAAGGCATGGTCGCATTATCTCAAACAAGCGCTTGAAGAAAGCGGGGACAATTTCTATCAAGTAATTGAAAAACTCACTGCACAAGGAGCCAAAGAGCCAAAATCGCCTGCTGCAATCTACCTTTGGATCAATGGAGCTATCATCGGACCGCATGATCTTGAAAATATCCGCCGGATGGGTATTGTTTACAATAAACCATTCCTTGTTGCTCATTTCAATGAGATTGTCGGTGCGGTTAAGAGATTAAGGTCGATTCATCGCAGTCTTTCGCGGCGCTTAAACCGTTTGATCCCTCAAGCAGGAATTGAGGCTGATCAGGGACATTCTGAAAATCCAGCAATTGATGAAGAGCTTGATCTTTATCTTGAGGATTTTGCGAATATCGTATCGATGGAGAGAATTGAATCTGTAGAGATTATTGAAAAAACACCTGCCGGGATGCTTGACAAAATTGTAACGGGATGA